In the Helianthus annuus cultivar XRQ/B chromosome 11, HanXRQr2.0-SUNRISE, whole genome shotgun sequence genome, one interval contains:
- the LOC110891287 gene encoding thioredoxin-like 3-3: MANTKTTNTHNQTNPNGNLITATNDEHLRGIFHQIRTSKSPAVINFGASWCRVCADILPSFNHLSSKFPKLSFVYADIDECPETTQHIRYTPTFHFYRDGERVDAMFGAGEERLHDRLWLHS; encoded by the exons ATGGCGAACACAAAAACAACAAACACCCACAATCAAACAAACCCCAATGGTAACCTCATCACTGCAACAAACGATGAGCATCTCAGAGGCATCTTTCATCAAATCAGAACTTCAAAATCCCCT GCTGTCATCAACTTCGGTGCATCTTG GTGTCGTGTTTGTGCGGATATTCTCCCTTCGTTCAACCACTTAAGCAGCAAGTTCCCAAAACTTTCTTTCGTGTACGCAGACATCGACGAATGCCCAGAAACAACCCAACATATTCGATACACGCCTACGTTCCACTTCTATAGAGACGGTGAACGGGTTGATGCCATGTTTGGTGCCGGTGAAGAGAGGCTGCACGACCGTTTATGGTTACACTCCTAA